From the genome of Segatella hominis, one region includes:
- the argS gene encoding arginine--tRNA ligase → MKIENEIISSVIAAVKELYGQDVPEKMVALQKTKSNFEGNLTLVVFPFLKISKKKPEDTAQEIGEYLKKNCANVIADFNVVKGFLNLSIAPAAWVGLLNTINADPKFGEKPVTENSPLVMIEYSSPNTNKPLHLGHVRNNLLGWSLAQIMEANGNKVIKTNIVNDRGIHICKSMLAWLKWGNGETPETSGKKGDHLIGDYYVAFDKHYREEITELKAQYLKEGMNEEAATEKAKTEAPLIKEAHEMLVKWENNDPEVRALWQKMNSWVYAGFDETYKMMGVSFDKIYYESNTYLEGKKKVEEGLEKGLFFRKDDNSVWADLTNEGLDQKLLLRSDGTSVYMTQDIGTADLRFKDFPIDKMIYVVGNEQNYHFQVLSILLDRLGFKWGKDLVHFSYGMVELPNGKMKSREGTVVDADDLMAEMIKDARQTSDELGKFKDMSEEERQEISRIVGLGALKYFILKVDARKNMLFNPEESIDFNGNTGPFIQYTYARIRSIMRKAAAEGIEIPAELGADAPINEKEIDLIQKMNDFASAVADAGNNYNPGGIANYCYELTKEFNQFYHDYSILNAESEAEKITRLVLAANVAKILKNGMALLGIEVPERM, encoded by the coding sequence ATGAAGATAGAAAACGAAATCATCAGCTCAGTAATCGCTGCGGTGAAAGAGCTTTATGGTCAGGACGTACCAGAGAAAATGGTAGCCCTGCAGAAGACCAAGAGTAATTTCGAAGGTAACCTTACCCTCGTCGTATTCCCATTCCTCAAGATATCTAAGAAGAAACCTGAGGATACTGCACAGGAAATCGGTGAGTACTTGAAGAAAAACTGCGCTAATGTCATCGCAGACTTCAATGTGGTAAAGGGTTTCCTCAACCTTTCTATCGCTCCTGCCGCTTGGGTAGGACTCCTCAACACCATCAACGCTGACCCTAAGTTCGGTGAGAAGCCAGTTACAGAGAACAGCCCACTCGTCATGATCGAGTACTCTTCTCCTAACACCAACAAGCCTCTCCACCTCGGTCACGTGCGCAACAACCTCCTCGGCTGGTCTTTGGCTCAGATTATGGAGGCAAACGGCAACAAGGTAATCAAGACAAACATCGTCAACGACCGCGGTATTCACATCTGTAAGTCAATGCTCGCTTGGCTCAAGTGGGGCAATGGCGAAACTCCAGAAACTTCCGGCAAGAAGGGCGACCACCTCATCGGCGACTACTACGTAGCTTTCGACAAGCACTACCGTGAGGAAATCACAGAACTCAAGGCTCAGTACTTGAAGGAAGGCATGAACGAAGAAGCTGCCACAGAGAAAGCAAAGACAGAGGCTCCGCTGATCAAGGAGGCTCACGAAATGCTCGTCAAGTGGGAGAACAACGACCCTGAAGTTCGCGCTCTCTGGCAGAAGATGAACAGCTGGGTATATGCAGGCTTCGACGAGACTTACAAGATGATGGGTGTAAGTTTCGACAAGATATATTATGAGTCAAATACTTACCTCGAAGGTAAGAAGAAGGTAGAAGAAGGCTTGGAGAAGGGACTCTTCTTCCGCAAGGACGACAACTCTGTTTGGGCAGACCTCACCAATGAGGGCCTCGACCAGAAGCTCCTGCTCCGTTCAGACGGCACTTCTGTCTATATGACTCAGGACATCGGTACTGCCGATCTCCGTTTCAAGGACTTCCCTATCGACAAGATGATCTACGTAGTAGGTAATGAGCAGAACTACCACTTCCAGGTACTCTCTATCCTGCTCGACCGTCTCGGTTTCAAGTGGGGTAAGGACTTGGTTCACTTCTCTTATGGTATGGTAGAATTGCCTAACGGAAAGATGAAGAGCCGCGAGGGAACTGTAGTAGATGCAGATGACCTGATGGCAGAGATGATCAAGGATGCTCGCCAGACCAGCGATGAGTTGGGCAAGTTCAAGGACATGAGCGAAGAAGAGCGCCAGGAGATTTCACGCATCGTGGGTCTCGGAGCGTTGAAGTATTTCATCCTCAAGGTAGATGCCCGCAAGAATATGCTCTTCAATCCAGAAGAGAGTATCGACTTCAACGGCAATACAGGTCCTTTCATCCAGTACACCTACGCTCGTATCCGCAGCATCATGCGCAAGGCAGCAGCCGAGGGCATCGAGATTCCAGCAGAGTTGGGCGCAGATGCACCTATCAACGAGAAAGAGATTGACCTCATCCAGAAGATGAACGACTTCGCTTCTGCCGTAGCCGATGCAGGCAACAACTACAACCCTGGAGGTATTGCCAACTACTGCTACGAGTTGACCAAGGAGTTCAACCAGTTCTATCACGACTACAGCATCCTGAATGCTGAGAGCGAGGCAGAGAAGATTACCCGTCTGGTTCTTGCAGCCAATGTCGCTAAGATCTTGAAGAACGGTATGGCACTTCTCGGCATCGAGGTTCCAGAAAGAATGTAA
- a CDS encoding class I adenylate-forming enzyme family protein, giving the protein MKTSENHLLTLEDYLERDAALFPDKVAIICGEESCTYRQLWNRVTDAAASFHSKGQAISFVASPTIECLVTYFAIHLSGNVAVPLEQKSQFSEEMNKTEEADIPAGVADILFTTGTTGKSKGVMISHSTIIANAENLIEAQGFHHDLTFIINGPLSHIGSLSKVYPIILVGGTLHIINGMKDINRFFQAMDSPTEGKFATFLVPASIRMLLTFASDRLTQYADRIEFIETGAAPISQNDMEKLCFALPQSRLYNTYASTETGIISTYDFQHGECLVGCVGKPMKHAGFIIGEDGKIACTGKTLMSGYYGDEALTRSIMKEGVLYTSDRGTIDEQGRLRLKGRDGDIINVGGYKVAPDEVEDAALSLPFIKDCICIPANHRVLGTILKLLVVLDEDHPFNKREIALALRDKLEPYKIPTQYEQVESIQRTFNGKINRKAYLSEK; this is encoded by the coding sequence ATGAAGACATCAGAGAACCATCTGTTGACTTTAGAGGACTATCTGGAAAGAGACGCAGCATTATTCCCCGACAAGGTGGCAATCATCTGTGGAGAAGAATCATGCACTTATCGGCAACTGTGGAACCGTGTAACCGATGCAGCCGCTTCGTTTCATAGCAAGGGACAGGCGATTTCTTTTGTTGCTTCCCCTACGATAGAATGCCTCGTAACATATTTTGCCATTCATCTCTCAGGAAACGTGGCAGTTCCGCTGGAACAGAAATCGCAATTTTCTGAAGAAATGAACAAGACAGAAGAAGCCGACATTCCTGCAGGAGTTGCCGACATTCTTTTCACGACAGGCACAACCGGCAAGTCGAAGGGAGTGATGATTTCCCATTCCACCATCATCGCCAATGCTGAAAATCTGATAGAAGCACAAGGCTTTCATCACGACCTGACCTTCATCATCAATGGTCCTCTCAGCCACATCGGAAGTCTCTCCAAGGTCTATCCCATCATCCTCGTAGGCGGCACCCTGCACATCATCAACGGAATGAAAGACATCAACCGTTTCTTTCAGGCAATGGATTCCCCTACTGAAGGAAAGTTTGCCACATTCCTGGTTCCGGCAAGCATCCGGATGCTGTTGACATTTGCTTCCGACCGCCTCACCCAATATGCAGACAGAATAGAATTCATCGAAACAGGCGCAGCTCCTATCTCTCAAAACGACATGGAGAAACTTTGCTTTGCCCTGCCCCAGAGCCGCCTTTACAATACGTATGCTTCCACCGAGACGGGCATCATCTCCACCTATGATTTCCAGCACGGCGAATGCCTGGTTGGCTGTGTAGGCAAACCGATGAAGCATGCAGGTTTCATCATCGGCGAAGACGGAAAAATCGCCTGCACAGGGAAAACGCTCATGAGCGGTTATTATGGTGATGAAGCCCTGACCCGCTCTATCATGAAAGAAGGAGTCCTCTACACCTCCGACCGGGGAACAATTGACGAACAAGGACGTTTGCGGCTCAAGGGACGGGATGGCGACATCATCAATGTAGGCGGTTATAAAGTGGCGCCTGATGAAGTGGAAGACGCCGCCCTCAGCCTTCCGTTTATCAAGGACTGCATCTGTATTCCTGCCAACCATCGGGTTTTGGGCACCATTCTGAAACTATTAGTTGTGCTCGACGAGGATCATCCGTTCAACAAACGAGAGATAGCCTTAGCACTTCGCGACAAGCTTGAACCCTATAAAATCCCTACCCAATACGAGCAAGTAGAAAGCATTCAGCGCACCTTCAACGGGAAAATAAACCGGAAGGCATATCTTTCAGAAAAGTAG
- a CDS encoding RNase H family protein, translated as MPVNPPSWRNDTVLPLPNEVMANAWAVDAACSGNPGPMEYQCIDLQTGAQVFHYGPLHGTNNIGEFLAIVHALALMEQRGITDKVIYSDSVNAQLWVKKKQCKTKLEHTPQTAQLHQIIARAENWLRTHQVTIPILKWDTKTWGEIPADFGRK; from the coding sequence ATGCCTGTGAATCCTCCATCATGGAGAAACGATACCGTTTTACCATTGCCCAATGAAGTAATGGCAAATGCCTGGGCTGTAGATGCAGCCTGTTCCGGCAATCCCGGTCCGATGGAATACCAATGCATAGACCTGCAGACGGGAGCACAGGTTTTCCACTACGGTCCGCTACACGGCACCAATAATATCGGCGAGTTCCTCGCCATAGTCCACGCCCTTGCCCTGATGGAACAAAGGGGGATTACTGACAAGGTAATCTACAGCGACAGCGTGAATGCCCAGCTGTGGGTAAAAAAGAAACAATGCAAGACCAAGTTGGAGCATACTCCCCAGACCGCGCAGCTCCATCAGATCATAGCCCGCGCAGAAAACTGGCTCCGCACCCACCAGGTTACCATCCCTATTTTGAAATGGGATACCAAGACTTGGGGCGAAATCCCAGCCGACTTCGGAAGGAAATAA